Proteins from a genomic interval of Capsicum annuum cultivar UCD-10X-F1 chromosome 4, UCD10Xv1.1, whole genome shotgun sequence:
- the LOC107867395 gene encoding uncharacterized protein LOC107867395 yields MTINKGGGATECCMCGDYGLSSELFKCKICHFRSQHRYCSNLYPKAESYRICNWCLSPKEISGERTQNSSNSSSSCKNTASDHNIQDGSKLKKKLMIRNENDIIGRTSPKGKLKSCTNLKVQLVKKNNPIKKLQKSPSLVDARKKVNIEEKIRRTKSEEMSNRGITRKVIKNRVRRYKLLDEVSS; encoded by the exons ATGACAATCAACAAAGGAGGAGGAGCCACTGAGTGCTGCATGTGTGGAGATTATGGTTTATCTTCTGAGCTTTTCAAATGCAAAATTTGCCATTTTAGATCTCAACACAG ATATTGTAGCAATTTGTATCCAAAAGCTGAGTCTTACAGAATTTGTAATTGGTGTTTGAGTCCAAAAGAGATTTCTGGAGAAAGaacacaaaattcttcaaattcatcatcatcatgtaaAAATACTGCAAGTGATCATAATATTCAAGATGGTtcaaagttgaagaaaaaattgaTGATTAGAAATGAAAATGATATTATTGGAAGAACAAGTCCAAAGGGGAAATTAAAGAGTTGTACTAATTTGAAGGTTCAACTTGTCAAGAAAAATAATCCCatcaaaaaattacaaaagtctCCCTCATTAGTGGATGCTAGAAAAAAGGtgaatattgaagaaaaaataaggaGGACAAAATCAGAAGAAATGTCAAATAGAGGGATTACAAGAAAGGTAATTAAAAATAGGGTAAGAAGATACAAGCTCTTGGATGAAGTCTCTagttaa